Proteins encoded together in one Verrucomicrobiota bacterium window:
- the acs gene encoding acetate--CoA ligase, whose amino-acid sequence MSENITSMLHEERVFPPSKEFSKQARLSSMAQYRKLYAESIRSPETFWAKQAKEELVWIKPWKQVLRWKTPSCQWFVGGKLNLSANCLDKHVGTPVANRAAIIWEGEPAGPGKPGEERVLTYRQLHREVCNFANVLKNSGLRKGDRVIIYLPMVPEAAIAMLACARIGAVHSVVFGGFSAQSVADRIQDSQAKLVITSDGGFRRGAIVPLKKNVDDALNLVDAAGKRLAATIERVIVLKRTGHDVPMKEGVDVWWHEECGRASSVCAPAAMDSESPLFILYTSGSTGKPKGILHTTAGYLLGAKLTSKYVFDLKETDVYWCTADVGWVTGHSYVVYGPLANGATSLMYEGAPNHPEPDRFWRIVAKYGVTILYTAPTAIRAFMKWGESWPKKHDLSSLRLLGTVGEPINPEAWIWYHEVIGGKRCPIVDTWWQTETGAIMITPLPGVTPTKPGTATLPFFGILPEVVDDQGRAVPKGSGGKLVIRKPWPSMLRGLWGDPQRYKEVYWKEVPGSYFTGDGCRQDKDGYFWIVGRIDDVLNVAGHRIGTAEVESALVSHLKVAEAAVVGRPDSLKGQALVAFVTLKTGVKASPELQKELREHVGKEIGPVAKPDDIRFAEMLPKTRSGKIMRRLLKQIASGAEIKGDTTTLEDFSVLAKLSQTDE is encoded by the coding sequence ATGAGCGAAAACATCACGTCCATGCTTCATGAAGAGAGGGTTTTCCCGCCTTCCAAGGAGTTTTCAAAGCAGGCCCGCCTTTCGTCCATGGCGCAGTATCGAAAGCTTTACGCGGAGTCCATCCGCTCCCCGGAAACTTTTTGGGCCAAGCAGGCGAAGGAGGAACTCGTCTGGATCAAGCCATGGAAGCAAGTGCTGCGTTGGAAGACGCCATCCTGCCAGTGGTTCGTTGGAGGGAAGCTCAATCTTTCCGCCAATTGCCTGGACAAGCATGTGGGCACGCCGGTGGCCAATCGCGCGGCGATCATTTGGGAAGGCGAACCGGCCGGACCGGGCAAGCCGGGTGAAGAACGAGTGCTCACCTACCGGCAACTGCACCGCGAAGTCTGCAATTTCGCCAATGTGTTGAAGAACTCAGGCCTTCGCAAAGGCGACCGCGTCATCATCTACCTGCCCATGGTTCCGGAGGCGGCGATTGCCATGCTGGCTTGCGCGAGGATCGGTGCGGTGCACTCGGTGGTGTTTGGCGGCTTCAGCGCGCAGTCCGTGGCGGATCGCATCCAGGATTCCCAGGCGAAGCTGGTGATTACCTCGGACGGCGGCTTTCGCCGCGGCGCGATCGTTCCCTTGAAGAAGAACGTGGACGACGCGTTGAATCTGGTGGATGCGGCGGGAAAGCGTCTGGCCGCCACCATCGAAAGGGTCATCGTGTTGAAACGCACAGGCCACGACGTCCCGATGAAGGAGGGTGTTGATGTTTGGTGGCATGAGGAGTGCGGCAGGGCTTCCTCGGTTTGTGCCCCGGCGGCCATGGACAGCGAATCGCCGTTGTTCATTCTTTACACCAGCGGTTCCACTGGAAAGCCCAAGGGTATCCTGCATACGACGGCGGGTTATCTGTTGGGAGCCAAACTGACCTCGAAGTACGTTTTCGATCTCAAGGAAACCGATGTGTACTGGTGCACCGCCGATGTGGGTTGGGTGACGGGGCACAGTTATGTCGTCTACGGACCCCTGGCCAACGGCGCCACCAGCCTGATGTACGAGGGTGCGCCCAATCATCCCGAGCCAGATCGTTTTTGGCGCATTGTGGCGAAATACGGGGTCACCATCCTTTATACGGCGCCCACCGCGATCCGCGCCTTCATGAAATGGGGGGAATCCTGGCCGAAGAAACATGATCTTTCGTCGCTGCGCCTGCTGGGGACGGTGGGAGAGCCCATCAATCCCGAGGCCTGGATTTGGTATCATGAGGTGATCGGCGGCAAACGTTGCCCCATCGTCGATACCTGGTGGCAGACGGAAACCGGCGCCATCATGATCACGCCTCTGCCGGGCGTCACGCCCACCAAGCCAGGCACCGCCACGTTGCCCTTCTTCGGGATCCTGCCCGAGGTGGTCGATGATCAAGGCCGCGCGGTGCCGAAAGGCTCCGGCGGCAAGTTGGTGATCCGCAAACCGTGGCCGAGCATGCTCCGAGGCCTTTGGGGCGATCCGCAGCGTTACAAAGAAGTGTATTGGAAGGAGGTCCCCGGCAGCTATTTCACCGGGGACGGCTGCCGGCAGGACAAGGACGGCTATTTTTGGATCGTGGGGCGCATCGATGACGTGCTCAACGTCGCGGGGCATCGCATTGGCACGGCGGAAGTCGAAAGCGCTCTCGTGAGCCATTTGAAAGTGGCCGAGGCCGCGGTGGTGGGGCGTCCGGACAGCCTCAAAGGCCAGGCCCTGGTAGCGTTCGTCACGCTCAAGACCGGCGTCAAGGCCTCGCCCGAGTTGCAAAAGGAATTGCGCGAACACGTCGGCAAGGAGATTGGGCCGGTGGCAAAGCCCGACGACATTCGCTTCGCCGAAATGCTGCCCAAGACGCGATCAGGAAAAATCATGCGGCGATTGCTCAAGCAAATCGCCTCCGGCGCCGAGATCAAGGGCGACACCACCACCCTCGAGGATTTTAGCGTGCTCGCCAAATTGAGCCAGACCGACGAGTAG